A window of the Motacilla alba alba isolate MOTALB_02 chromosome 26, Motacilla_alba_V1.0_pri, whole genome shotgun sequence genome harbors these coding sequences:
- the LOC119711743 gene encoding uncharacterized protein LOC119711743 isoform X1, which yields MLLAPGFSQHFASPFSRNIGLDVCSNWNIEYPPVGMGGLSWAPAPLGAHSHSQSVAMGKLSGKTGHSQAVLDVLPCSRLCSPGSSRIPHPRHLREPWPCPELPTAALGRAARMPREFLCGDKGGTGRAQPGPAAGGTRKTGKQGKRESGGTRKRGKQEKREPGGIRDRGNQEGPRKQGIRRNKEKREPGETWKRGNQEGPGKQGTSRDQEKREPGGTWKRGNQEKREPGEIRKTQPQMRHWGLRALPHPLESIREQFRLEIPGREQSRDGQTSNNADVWRLVWDRARVAPGSSPGAGTGRSRPGSSRLASFSLPPSFFQGLLKESLPAPGENSPTESWSSEQSAGPSPGCQSWVPVLVPGASPGCQSQVPGASHGSRCQPQSWVSVPIPGASPGCQSWFQVSVSIPGASPGCQSRFQVPVLIPGASPGCQSRSQVPVPGASPGSRSPSHIQGS from the exons ATGCTCCTGGCTCCTGGATTCTCCCAGCACTTTGCCTCGCCCTTCAGCAGGAATATCGGATTGGATGTTTGCAGTAATTGGAATATTGAATATCCCCCCGTGGGGATGGGGGGGCTCAGCTGGGCACCAGCGCCCCTGGGAGCTCATTCCCACTCTCAGAGTGTGGCAATGGGAAAACTGAGCGGGAAaactgggcacagccaggctgtcctggatgtcctgccctgctccaggctctgctcccctgggagcagcagaattCCTCACCCCAGGCACCTGCGGGAGCCGTGGCCGTGTCCTGAGCTCCCGACAGCGgccctgggaagggcagctAGGATGCCAAGGGAATTCCTTTGTGGGGACAAAGGTGGCActgggagagctcagcctggcccggctgcaggagggaccaggaaaacagggaaacagggaaagagggaa TCAGGAGGGaccaggaaaagagggaaacaggaaaagagggaaCCAGGAGGGATCAGAGATAGAGGGAATCAGGAGGGACCAAGAAAACAGGGAATCAGGAGGaacaaggaaaagagagaacCAGGAGAGACCTGGAAAAGAGGGAATCAGGAGGGaccaggaaaacagggaacCAGCAGGGACCAGGAAAAGAGGGAACCAGGAGGGACCTGGAAAAGAGGGAATCAGGAAAAGAGGGAACCAGGAGAGATCAGGAAAACACAGCCCCAAATGCGTCACTGGGGGCTGAGGGCTCTTCCCCATCCCCTGGAATCAATTAGGGAACAATTCAGGCTGGAAATACcgggaagggaacagagcagggatgggcaAACCTCAAACAATGCAGACGTCTGGAGACTCGTCTGGGACAGAGCTCGGGTGGCACCGGGGAGCTCTCCGGGAGCTGGCACCGGGAGGAGCCGCCCCGGGAGCTCCAGGCTTGCCTCATTTTCCCTCCCACCGAGCTTTTTCCAAGGACTGCTGAAGGAAtcactccctgctccaggggagaACAGCCCCACGGAGAGCTGGAGCTCAGAACAAAGTGCCGGGCCCAGTCCAGGGTGCCAGTCCTGGGTGCCAGTCCTGGTCCCAGGTGCCAGTCCTGGGTGTCAGTCCCAGGTGCCAGGTGCCAGTCATGGTTCCAGGTGCCAGCCCCAGTCCTGGGTGTCAGTCCCGATTCCAGGTGCCAGTCCTGGGTGTCAGTCGTGGTTCCAGGTGTCAGTCTCGATTCCAGGTGCCAGTCCTGGGTGCCAGTCCCGGTTTCAGGTGCCAGTCCTGATTCCAGGTGCCAGTCCTGGGTGCCAGTCCCGGTCCCAGGTGCCAGTCCCAGGTGCCAGTCCCGGCTCCCGGAGTCCCAGCCACATCCAAGGGAGCTGA
- the LOC119711743 gene encoding uncharacterized protein LOC119711743 isoform X2 yields the protein MSCPAPGSAPLGAAEFLTPGTCGSRGRVLSSRQRPWEGQLGCQGNSFVGTKVALGELSLARLQEGPGKQGNRERGKQEGPGKQGTSRDQEKREPGGTWKRGNQEKREPGEIRKTQPQMRHWGLRALPHPLESIREQFRLEIPGREQSRDGQTSNNADVWRLVWDRARVAPGSSPGAGTGRSRPGSSRLASFSLPPSFFQGLLKESLPAPGENSPTESWSSEQSAGPSPGCQSWVPVLVPGASPGCQSQVPGASHGSRCQPQSWVSVPIPGASPGCQSWFQVSVSIPGASPGCQSRFQVPVLIPGASPGCQSRSQVPVPGASPGSRSPSHIQGS from the exons atgtcctgccctgctccaggctctgctcccctgggagcagcagaattCCTCACCCCAGGCACCTGCGGGAGCCGTGGCCGTGTCCTGAGCTCCCGACAGCGgccctgggaagggcagctAGGATGCCAAGGGAATTCCTTTGTGGGGACAAAGGTGGCActgggagagctcagcctggcccggctgcaggagggaccaggaaaacagggaaacagggaaagagggaaacag GAGGGaccaggaaaacagggaacCAGCAGGGACCAGGAAAAGAGGGAACCAGGAGGGACCTGGAAAAGAGGGAATCAGGAAAAGAGGGAACCAGGAGAGATCAGGAAAACACAGCCCCAAATGCGTCACTGGGGGCTGAGGGCTCTTCCCCATCCCCTGGAATCAATTAGGGAACAATTCAGGCTGGAAATACcgggaagggaacagagcagggatgggcaAACCTCAAACAATGCAGACGTCTGGAGACTCGTCTGGGACAGAGCTCGGGTGGCACCGGGGAGCTCTCCGGGAGCTGGCACCGGGAGGAGCCGCCCCGGGAGCTCCAGGCTTGCCTCATTTTCCCTCCCACCGAGCTTTTTCCAAGGACTGCTGAAGGAAtcactccctgctccaggggagaACAGCCCCACGGAGAGCTGGAGCTCAGAACAAAGTGCCGGGCCCAGTCCAGGGTGCCAGTCCTGGGTGCCAGTCCTGGTCCCAGGTGCCAGTCCTGGGTGTCAGTCCCAGGTGCCAGGTGCCAGTCATGGTTCCAGGTGCCAGCCCCAGTCCTGGGTGTCAGTCCCGATTCCAGGTGCCAGTCCTGGGTGTCAGTCGTGGTTCCAGGTGTCAGTCTCGATTCCAGGTGCCAGTCCTGGGTGCCAGTCCCGGTTTCAGGTGCCAGTCCTGATTCCAGGTGCCAGTCCTGGGTGCCAGTCCCGGTCCCAGGTGCCAGTCCCAGGTGCCAGTCCCGGCTCCCGGAGTCCCAGCCACATCCAAGGGAGCTGA
- the CDK18 gene encoding cyclin-dependent kinase 18 produces MNKMKNFKRRFSLSVPRTETIEESLTEFTEQFNQLNNQRNEDLAQGHLQLAQLGREVAADGSPVSPPEGQGQSPVGAVRYRNHHGQRRFSMEDVSKRLSLPMDIRLPPEFLQKLQMESLELPKPLSRMSRRASLSDIGFGKLETYIKLDKLGEGTYATVFKGRSKLTENLVALKEIRLEHEEGAPCTAIREVSLLKNLKHANIVTLHDIIHTERSLTLVFEYLDNDLKQYLENCGNLMSVHNVKIFMFQLLRGLAYCHGRKILHRDLKPQNLLINERGELKLADFGLARAKSVPTKTYSNEVVTLWYRPPDVLLGSTEYSTPIDMWGVGCIHYEMVTGRPMFPGSTVKEELHLIFRLLGTPTEDTWPGITSNEEFKAYNFSQYRAQPLINHAPRLDPEGVDLLTNLLLYRAKGRLSAEAALQHPYFSSLGERVHLLPDNASIFSLKEIQLQKDPGHRGSAFQHSARGKNRRQSIF; encoded by the exons ATGAACAAGATGAAAAACTTCAAGAGGAGATTTTCGCTCTCGGTGCCGCGCACGGAGACCATCGAGGAGTCCCTGACGGAGTTCACGGAGCAGTTCAACCAGCTCAACAACCAGAGGAACGAAG ACCTGGCTCAGGGAcacctgcagctggcacagctgggcagggaggtggcagctgACGgcagccccgtgtccccgccGGAGGGGCAGGGCCAGTCCCCGGTGGGCGCCGTGCGCTACCGCAACCACCACGGCCAGCGCCGCTTCTCCATGGAG gacGTCAGCAAGCGCCTCTCGCTGCCCATGGACATCCGGCTGCCCCCCGAGttcctgcagaagctgcagatggagagcctggagctgcccaaGCCCCTGAGCAGGATGTCCCGCCGGGCGTCCCTC TCAGATATCGGCTTTGGGAAGCTGGAAACCTACATTAAACTGGACAAACTGGGAGAG GGCACGTACGCCACGGTGTTCAAGGGCCGCAGCAAGCTGACGGAGAACCTGGTGGCGCTGAAGGAAATCCGCCTGGAGCACGAGGAGGGCGCTCCTTGCACGGCCATCCGCGAAG TGTCGCTGCTGAAGAACCTCAAACACGCCAACATCGTCACCCTGCACGACATCATCCACACCGAGCGCTCCCTCACGCTCGTCTTCGAGTACCTG GACAACGACCTCAAGCAGTACCTGGAGAACTGCGGGAACCTGATGAGCGTGCACAATGTGAAG atCTTCATGTTCCAGCTGCTCCGTGGCCTGGCTTATTGCCACGGCAGGAAAATCCTGCACCGAGACCTCAAACCCCAGAACCTGCTCATCAACGAGCGAGGGGAGCTCAAGCTGGCTGATTTTG GATTAGCCAGGGCCAAGTCTGTCCCCACAAAAACCTATTCCAACGAGGTGGTGACGCTCTGGTACCGGCCCCCCGACGTCCTGCTGGGATCCACCGAGTACTCCACGCCCATCGACATGTG GGGGGTCGGCTGCATCCACTACGAGATGGTGACGGGCCGGCCGATGTTCCCCGGCTCCACCGTGAAGGAGGAGCTGCACCTCATCTTCCGCCTGCTGG GAACCCCCACCGAGGACACCTGGCCTGGGATAACGTCCAACGAGGAGTTCAAGGCTTACAACTTCAGCCAGTACCGAGCCCAGCCACTGATAAATCACGCCCCAAG gCTGGACCCGGAAGGCGTCGACCTCCTGACAAATCTGCTCCTG TACAGAGCCAAGGGCCGGCTCTCGgcagaggcagccctgcagcacccctacttcagcagcctgggagagcgCGTGCACCTCCTGCCTGACA ACGCCTCCATCTTCTCGCTGAAGGAGATCCAGCTGCAGAAGGACCCCGGGCACCGCGGCTCGGCCTTCCAGCACTCAG CGCGCGGCAAGAACAGGCGGCAGAGCATCTTCTGA